From the Diceros bicornis minor isolate mBicDic1 chromosome 19, mDicBic1.mat.cur, whole genome shotgun sequence genome, one window contains:
- the GSS gene encoding glutathione synthetase isoform X1, whose product MATGWGSLLQDEQQLEELARQAVDRALAEGVLLRTAREPSSSNVVSYAPFTLFPSLVPSALLEQAYAVQMDFNLLVDAVSQDAAFLEQTLSSTIKRDDYTARLFDIHKQVLKEGVAQTVFLGLNRSDYMFQHNTDGSPALKQIEINTISASFGGLASRTPAVHRHVLNVLSKTKEAAKILSNNPSKGLALGIAKAWELYGSANALVLLIAQEKERNIFDQRAIENELLAKNIHVIRRRFEDVSEKGSLDQDRRLLMDGQEVAVVYFRDGYMPNQYSQQNWEARLLLERSCAVKCPDIATQLAGTKKVQQELSRVGVLEMLLPGQPEAVARLRATFAGLYSLDMGAEGDQAIAEALAAPSRFVLKPQREGGGNNLYGEEMVQALQQLKDSEERASYILMEKIEPEPFGNCLLRPGSPAQVVQCISELGIFGVYVRQGKTLVMNKHVGHLLRTKAIEHADGGVAAGVAVLDNPYPV is encoded by the exons ATGGCCACTGGCTGGGGGAGCCTCTTGCAGGATGAGCAGCAGCTGGAAGAGCTGGCACGGCAGGCGGTGGACCGGGCCCTGGCTGAGGGAGTGTTGCTGAGGACTGCACGGGAGCCCAGCTCCTCGAAT GTGGTGAGCTATGCCCCCTTCACGCTCTTCCCCTCACTGGTCCCCAGTGCCCTGCTGGAGCAGGCCTATGCTGTGCAGATGGACTTCAACCTGCTGGTGGATGCTGTCAGCCAGGATGCTGCCTTTCTGGAGCAAACTCTCTCCAG CACCATCAAAAGGGATGACTATACCGCTCGTCTCTTTGACATCCACAAGCAAGTCCTAAAAGAGGGCGTTGCCCAG ACTGTGTTCCTGGGCCTGAATCGCTCGGACTACATGTTCCAGCACAACACAGATGGCTCCCCAGCCCTGAAACAGATTGAAATCAACACCATCTCTGCCAGCTTTGGGGGCCTGGCCTCCCGGACTCCTGCTGTGCACCG ACATGTTCTCAATGTCCTGAGCAAGACCAAAGAAGCTGCCAAGATCCTCTCCAATAATCCCAGCAAGGGACTGGCCCTGGGGATTGCCAAAGCCTGGGAGCTCTACGGCTCAGCCAA TGCTCTGGTTCTACTCATTGctcaagagaaggaaaggaacatATTTGACCAGCGTGCCATAGAGAATGAGCTACTGGCCAA GAATATCCATGTAATTCGGCGAAGGTTTGAAGATGTCTCTGAAAAGGGGTCTCTGGACCAAGACCGAAGGCTGCTTAT GGACGGCCAGGAAGTTGCTGTGGTTTACTTCCGGGATGGCTACATGCCAAATCAGTACAGTCAACAG AACTGGGAAGCACGTCTGCTGCTGGAGAGGTCATGTGCTGTCAAGTGTCCAGACATTGCCACCCAGCTGGCTGGGACTAAGAAGGTGCAGCAGGAGCTGAGCAGAGTGGGTGTGCTGGAGATGTTGCTCCCGGGCCAGCCTGAGGCTGTGGCCCGCCTCCGTGCCACCTTTGCTGGCCTCTACTCGCTGGACATG GGTGCAGAAGGGGACCAGGCCATCGCTGAGGCCCTTGCTGCCCCCAGCCGGTTTGTGCTAAAGCCCCAGAGAGAGGGTGGAG GTAACAACCTCTATGGTGAGGAGATGGTGCAGGCTCTGCAGCAGCTGAAGGACAGCGAGGAGAGGGCCTCCTACATCCTCATGGAGAAGATTGAACCTGAGCCTTTTGGGAACTGCCTGCTACGGCCTGGCAGCCCTGCCCAAGTGGTCCAGTGCATCTCAGAGCTGGGCATCTTCGGAGTCTATGTCAG GCAGGGGAAGACACTTGTGATGAACAAGCACGTGGGACATCTGCTTCGAACCAAAGCCATCGAGCACgcagatggtggtgtggcagcAGGAGTGGCAGTCCTAGACAACCCATACCCTGTGTGA
- the GSS gene encoding glutathione synthetase isoform X3: MATGWGSLLQDEQQLEELARQAVDRALAEGVLLRTAREPSSSNVVSYAPFTLFPSLVPSALLEQAYAVQMDFNLLVDAVSQDAAFLEQTLSSTIKRDDYTARLFDIHKQVLKEGVAQTVFLGLNRSDYMFQHNTDGSPALKQIEINTISASFGGLASRTPAVHRALVLLIAQEKERNIFDQRAIENELLAKNIHVIRRRFEDVSEKGSLDQDRRLLMDGQEVAVVYFRDGYMPNQYSQQNWEARLLLERSCAVKCPDIATQLAGTKKVQQELSRVGVLEMLLPGQPEAVARLRATFAGLYSLDMGAEGDQAIAEALAAPSRFVLKPQREGGGNNLYGEEMVQALQQLKDSEERASYILMEKIEPEPFGNCLLRPGSPAQVVQCISELGIFGVYVRQGKTLVMNKHVGHLLRTKAIEHADGGVAAGVAVLDNPYPV; this comes from the exons ATGGCCACTGGCTGGGGGAGCCTCTTGCAGGATGAGCAGCAGCTGGAAGAGCTGGCACGGCAGGCGGTGGACCGGGCCCTGGCTGAGGGAGTGTTGCTGAGGACTGCACGGGAGCCCAGCTCCTCGAAT GTGGTGAGCTATGCCCCCTTCACGCTCTTCCCCTCACTGGTCCCCAGTGCCCTGCTGGAGCAGGCCTATGCTGTGCAGATGGACTTCAACCTGCTGGTGGATGCTGTCAGCCAGGATGCTGCCTTTCTGGAGCAAACTCTCTCCAG CACCATCAAAAGGGATGACTATACCGCTCGTCTCTTTGACATCCACAAGCAAGTCCTAAAAGAGGGCGTTGCCCAG ACTGTGTTCCTGGGCCTGAATCGCTCGGACTACATGTTCCAGCACAACACAGATGGCTCCCCAGCCCTGAAACAGATTGAAATCAACACCATCTCTGCCAGCTTTGGGGGCCTGGCCTCCCGGACTCCTGCTGTGCACCG TGCTCTGGTTCTACTCATTGctcaagagaaggaaaggaacatATTTGACCAGCGTGCCATAGAGAATGAGCTACTGGCCAA GAATATCCATGTAATTCGGCGAAGGTTTGAAGATGTCTCTGAAAAGGGGTCTCTGGACCAAGACCGAAGGCTGCTTAT GGACGGCCAGGAAGTTGCTGTGGTTTACTTCCGGGATGGCTACATGCCAAATCAGTACAGTCAACAG AACTGGGAAGCACGTCTGCTGCTGGAGAGGTCATGTGCTGTCAAGTGTCCAGACATTGCCACCCAGCTGGCTGGGACTAAGAAGGTGCAGCAGGAGCTGAGCAGAGTGGGTGTGCTGGAGATGTTGCTCCCGGGCCAGCCTGAGGCTGTGGCCCGCCTCCGTGCCACCTTTGCTGGCCTCTACTCGCTGGACATG GGTGCAGAAGGGGACCAGGCCATCGCTGAGGCCCTTGCTGCCCCCAGCCGGTTTGTGCTAAAGCCCCAGAGAGAGGGTGGAG GTAACAACCTCTATGGTGAGGAGATGGTGCAGGCTCTGCAGCAGCTGAAGGACAGCGAGGAGAGGGCCTCCTACATCCTCATGGAGAAGATTGAACCTGAGCCTTTTGGGAACTGCCTGCTACGGCCTGGCAGCCCTGCCCAAGTGGTCCAGTGCATCTCAGAGCTGGGCATCTTCGGAGTCTATGTCAG GCAGGGGAAGACACTTGTGATGAACAAGCACGTGGGACATCTGCTTCGAACCAAAGCCATCGAGCACgcagatggtggtgtggcagcAGGAGTGGCAGTCCTAGACAACCCATACCCTGTGTGA
- the GSS gene encoding glutathione synthetase isoform X2, with amino-acid sequence MATGWGSLLQDEQQLEELARQAVDRALAEGVLLRTAREPSSSNVVSYAPFTLFPSLVPSALLEQAYAVQMDFNLLVDAVSQDAAFLEQTLSSTIKRDDYTARLFDIHKQVLKEGVAQTVFLGLNRSDYMFQHNTDGSPALKQIEINTISASFGGLASRTPAVHRHVLNVLSKTKEAAKILSNNPSKGLALGIAKAWELYGSANALVLLIAQEKERNIFDQRAIENELLAKNIHVIRRRFEDVSEKGSLDQDRRLLMDGQEVAVVYFRDGYMPNQYSQQNWEARLLLERSCAVKCPDIATQLAGTKKVQQELSRVGVLEMLLPGQPEAVARLRATFAGLYSLDMGAEGDQAIAEALAAPSRFVLKPQREGGGNNLYGEEMVQALQQLKDSEERASYILMEKIEPEPFGNCLLRPGSPAQVVQCISELGIFGVYVRLFALGEASCHVMNSPMERPMWRGTEGFCQQPHE; translated from the exons ATGGCCACTGGCTGGGGGAGCCTCTTGCAGGATGAGCAGCAGCTGGAAGAGCTGGCACGGCAGGCGGTGGACCGGGCCCTGGCTGAGGGAGTGTTGCTGAGGACTGCACGGGAGCCCAGCTCCTCGAAT GTGGTGAGCTATGCCCCCTTCACGCTCTTCCCCTCACTGGTCCCCAGTGCCCTGCTGGAGCAGGCCTATGCTGTGCAGATGGACTTCAACCTGCTGGTGGATGCTGTCAGCCAGGATGCTGCCTTTCTGGAGCAAACTCTCTCCAG CACCATCAAAAGGGATGACTATACCGCTCGTCTCTTTGACATCCACAAGCAAGTCCTAAAAGAGGGCGTTGCCCAG ACTGTGTTCCTGGGCCTGAATCGCTCGGACTACATGTTCCAGCACAACACAGATGGCTCCCCAGCCCTGAAACAGATTGAAATCAACACCATCTCTGCCAGCTTTGGGGGCCTGGCCTCCCGGACTCCTGCTGTGCACCG ACATGTTCTCAATGTCCTGAGCAAGACCAAAGAAGCTGCCAAGATCCTCTCCAATAATCCCAGCAAGGGACTGGCCCTGGGGATTGCCAAAGCCTGGGAGCTCTACGGCTCAGCCAA TGCTCTGGTTCTACTCATTGctcaagagaaggaaaggaacatATTTGACCAGCGTGCCATAGAGAATGAGCTACTGGCCAA GAATATCCATGTAATTCGGCGAAGGTTTGAAGATGTCTCTGAAAAGGGGTCTCTGGACCAAGACCGAAGGCTGCTTAT GGACGGCCAGGAAGTTGCTGTGGTTTACTTCCGGGATGGCTACATGCCAAATCAGTACAGTCAACAG AACTGGGAAGCACGTCTGCTGCTGGAGAGGTCATGTGCTGTCAAGTGTCCAGACATTGCCACCCAGCTGGCTGGGACTAAGAAGGTGCAGCAGGAGCTGAGCAGAGTGGGTGTGCTGGAGATGTTGCTCCCGGGCCAGCCTGAGGCTGTGGCCCGCCTCCGTGCCACCTTTGCTGGCCTCTACTCGCTGGACATG GGTGCAGAAGGGGACCAGGCCATCGCTGAGGCCCTTGCTGCCCCCAGCCGGTTTGTGCTAAAGCCCCAGAGAGAGGGTGGAG GTAACAACCTCTATGGTGAGGAGATGGTGCAGGCTCTGCAGCAGCTGAAGGACAGCGAGGAGAGGGCCTCCTACATCCTCATGGAGAAGATTGAACCTGAGCCTTTTGGGAACTGCCTGCTACGGCCTGGCAGCCCTGCCCAAGTGGTCCAGTGCATCTCAGAGCTGGGCATCTTCGGAGTCTATGTCAG